The following nucleotide sequence is from Pedobacter sp. PACM 27299.
GATATAACTCCCATTATAAGCCGCAATTCCTGATTTCTTGAACTGCTTCACCAAATAACGCACTGTCTTTTTGTTTTCTGCAGTTCCAGGAAAACGTCCTTTCATTTGCGGTGATGCTAAGGTCCAGATGTGGTCCTTAATTTCCTTTTCAGTAATATCTGCCTGCGCGAATGCAGATGCGCTGATCGCAACGCATACTGCTGATAATAAAATCTTTCTCATTTGCTGATTTTAGCTTTTCAAAAGACTTTCTATTGCTAAACGGTAACCATCCAGGCCAAATCCTGTCAGCACACCTTTACAGTTTTTTCCGGTTAATGAAACATGCCTATATTCCTCCCTGGCGTAAATATTAGATACATGAACCTCTATTACAGGTGTATTTATAGCGGCAATCGCATCTGCTAATGCCACAGAAGTATGTGTATATCCTCCTGCGTTGATCACAATACCATCATATTCAAAACCAACTTCATGCAATTTATTGATCAGCTCGCCCTCTACATTACTCTGATAGTAATCGATTTGGAGGATGCTGTACATGGTTCTCAATTGTGCTATATATTCATCAAAACCTAAATTTCCATAGATTCCTGGTTCGCGAACGCCTAAAAGGTTTAAATTTGGGCCGTTAATAATTTGTATCTTCATTAGCTCAAACTTAAAGCTAAAAACTTACAGTAGAAAATTTTTGTGTGATTAATAACCCTTATATACCGGCTTTTAAAGCCTATTTGAAACTGGAGCGCTCGCTTTCAGGAAACTCCATCGCGGCCTATATCAATGATGTTCAGAAACTATCCCAGTATTTTGAATCCCTGGATCAGCGCCCTTCAGTGAAAGAAATTACCAGTGCTGATTTAAAAAGATTCATCAGCTGGATCAATGAGCTGGGGATGTTACCAAGCACTCAAGCGAGAGTGATCTCGGGGCTGAAATCGTTTTTCAGCTTCCTGATTTTGGAGCAAATTATTGTAGAAGATCCTTCAGCTTTGTTGGAAACTCCAAGATTAGGCAAAAAACTACCTGATGTTTTGAATATTGAAGAAATCAACGGACTAATTGAGGCTATTGATGCTTCAAAACCGGAAGGCATGAGAAACAAGGCGATTATTGAGCTTTTGTATGGCTGTGGGCTGAGGGTTTCAGAACTCACTAACATCAGAATATCCAATATTTTTGCCGACAGCGAATTTGTAAAGATCGTTGGAAAAGGAAATAAAGAAAGGATTATCCCAATTGGGGCTACCGCATTAAAATATATAAAGATTTACCTGGACTCCAGCCGTGTTCATATTCCTGTCAAAAAAGGCTATGAAGATTATATCTTCTTAAACCGAAGAGGAACAGGTTTATCCAGAATATCAGTGTTTACCATCATCAAAGATCTGGCTATAGCCTCAGGCTTAAAGAAAAGCATTAGCCCCCATACCTTCCGCCATTCTTTTGCTACTCATCTCATTGAAGGTGGTGCAGACCTGCGTGCGGTTCAAGAAATGCTGGGGCATTCCAGCATTACCACCACTGAAATTTATACGCATCTCGATAGAGATTATTTAAGGGGCGTCATTACCGGTTTTCATCCCAGAAGTTAAACGGTTTGCGGTGGATCAGCTAATGAACAACTGGGCCTCTTGTCGCAAGTATCATCCTTGGCTTTCCTTGCATATCTTTCCTTAATTCAATGAATTCAAAATCTTTACCCTTTAACATCTCCACAGTTTCTTCTGATAAGTATTCATTGATTTCAAAGAATAGCTTCCCTTTTTCCTTTAGATGCGAAACCGCAAAATCAGCAATCGCTTCATAAAATAACAAAGGTCTTTCATCCGGAACAAACAATGCCAGATGAGGTTCATGCGCCAATACATTTTGATGCATTTCGGCCATTTCTTTCCCGGTGATATAAGGAGGATTGCTCACGATGATATCGAATTGATGATCAATATCAAAACTTAAAATATCTGCATGGATAAAGTGAACAGGACTTTCCAAAAGTAAAGCATTTTCCGAAGCCAGTTTCAAGGCGTCCTCAGATATATCTACCGCAGTTACGTCTAAAGCTTTGCCATGTTTCTTCAGGCTGATCGCAATACAGCCGCTTCCCGTGCCAAAATCTATTACCGATTTATTCAGCAGGCTATCCTCTAAAATCCAGTCGACCAATTCTTCAGTTTCAGGTCTAGGAATTAATACCGCTTCATTCACTTTAAAAAAAGCCCCATAAAAATAGGCTTCTCCTAACAAGTATTGAATAGGCTGATGTGCTTTTAGCCCAGCAGCAACAGCAAAAAACTGCTCCTGCTCTTCGTTGCTCAGTTCTTTGTCATAATTCATCATCAACTTGCTCCTGCTGAGCTTTAACAAATGTTCAACGGCGACAGAGAAAATAGACTTAACTTCCTCTTCCTCATAAACATCTTTCAATTCTGTCTTAAAATGCGCTAATAACTGGCTTAAATTCATGCCCTGCAAAAGTAATTAAATCGAACAATATACCTTACTTTTGCCTCAATGGCCGACGAATTATATATTAAAAGATGTTTGGAGCTCGCTATTCTTGGCGCTGGAAACGTAAGTCCGAATCCAATGGTAGGTTGTGTGATCGTTACTGATGGAATCATTATTGGAGAAGGGTATCATCAGAAAATCGGCGAAGCCCATGCTGAAGTAAATGCCATAAATGCTGTATTTGCCAAATACGGAGAAACAGAAGGCGCATTATTGCTAAAAGAAGCAACTGCTTATGTTAGTCTGGAGCCTTGTGCGCATTTTGGAAAAACACCTCCATGTGCAGACCTCCTGATCAGACATGAGGTTAAAAGAGTCGTTATTGGCAATAAAGATCCCTTCGATGCGGTAGATGGAAAAGGGATCACAAAATTGAAAAATGCAGGAATAGCTGTAGTTTCTGGTATCCTCGATAAAGAATGTGCGCATTTAAACCGTCGTTTTTTTACCAGGATTCGTCAGCAGAGGCCATATATTATCTTAAAATGGGCAAGTACTGCCAACGGCTATTTTGCACCAATCGATGAGCGTCAAAAATGGATATCCGGCCCGCTGGCTAAACGTCTCGTGCATAAATGGAGAACAGAAGAAGATGCTGTCATTGTAGGTAAAAGAACGGCAATGGTCGACAACCCACAGCTGAACTCCCGGGAATGGCCAGGTAGAAATCCTATAAGAATCATCATAGATAGAAATCTGGATATCCCACCTACACATCATGTTTACAATGACGATGCTAAAACCATAATATTCAACGAAATAAAGACAGATATAGTTGAAAATATACACTTCATCCAAATGGAGGATATGTCTTTTTATCTCCCGCAAAAAATTGCTTTTCAATTGTACTTAATGGATATACAATCCGTTATTATAGACGGTGGCGCACAGCTGTTGAACCAATTTATTGAAGCTGGATTATGGGACGAAGCCCGTGTATTTACTTCAAAAAACTCCTGGACAGATGGGATCTCCGCACCAAAAATTAATAAAATTATTACTGCTCAACATCGCATTGGAAATGATCATCTCAGCATTTATACAAATCACCAGGAAGTATGATCTATTTAATCATTAGCATTTTTTGCAGCGTTACCGTAGCCGTTTTATTAAAAATGGCACGCCGGTACAAAATCAATATTTTACAAGCCATTACCTGGAACTACCTGTTTGCGATTGCCCTGAGTATGTTCTTTTTCAAGCCTTCAATCACATCGTTGACAACGGCAAAAATATCACCTGTATATTTGGGGCTTGGTGTATTACTGCCTGTGGTGTTTTGGTTTCTTGGTGCATCCATTAGAAGTATTGGTATCGCAAAGACAGACATTGCGCAAAGATTATCTTTGTTTATTTCTATTCTGGCAGCCTACTTCCTATTTGGAGATCAGTTTAACACCTTAAAAGTCTGCGGATTATTTTTCGGCTTTGCGGCGATTATTTTCACACTTTACCGTAAATCCAATGCGCCTGCCTCTGGTGGCAGCTGGATGTATCCCCTCCTGGTTTTCCTAGGTTTTGGCTTTATTGACATCTTATTTAAGCAGATCGCCCAGATTAAAGACCTTGCCTATACCAGTTCCTTAATCCTGACTTTTGCAATTGCTTTCATTTTGTCTCTCCTAGGGATCATTTACCTCTCTGTATTTAAAAAGCAAAAACTAGAACTGGTGAATTTCGCCTGCGGAGCCATATTAGGACTTTTCAATTTCGGAAATATCCTTTTTTACCTGAAAGCACACCGGGCAATGGCCGAAAACCCATCTACAGTATTTGCGGCAATGAACATTGGGGTTATTATTCTAGGTACGCTGGTTGGCATATTCCTATTTAAAGAAAAGCTGAACAAGCTAAATTATGTAGGACTGGCGTTGGCTTTAATCGCGATCATCTTCATTACCTTATCACAGTTTCATGCTATTTGACGATACTTATAAAACCATAACTGCTCCTGCTGAAGGGCTATTTAAAGACCGTGGCAGTAAATTTATTGCCTTTGCTTATCCAATCAGGTCTGAAGAAGAAGTAAAACCGATATTGGCGCAATTGCGTTCAGAACATGGAAAAGCAAGACATTTTTGCTGGGCGTTGCGCTTAAGTCCTGATCGTGCCGTTTTCAGAATCCAGGATGATGGAGAACCATCTGGAACTGCAGGAAGACCCATCCTGAACGCGCTGCTTTCTGCCGATATCACCAATATTCTGATCGTGGTAGTACGTTATTTCGGAGGAACATTATTGGGCGTCCCAGGCTTAATCAATGCCTATAAATCAGCAGCAATTGAAGCGATTCAGGCCGCAGAAATCGTAGAGAAAACGGTAAACGATGTTTATGAGCTGACTTTCGATTACCTAAGTATGAACGATGTGATGCGCTTATTTAAAGAGGAACAGCTGCAAATTCTTTCGCAGGAGTTCGATAATTCCTGCAGCATTAAATTTGAAGTCAGAAAGGCACAGCTCAATCAGGTTTTAGGAAAAATCGAAAAGATTGATGGGGTAAAGCTCAGCTACCTCCATACCGTTTAATCTGTGTGATTTTAATTGCGACCAGATGGCTTGCCTATCTATACTTCGGTGTAATTGGTTTTTAAATAACTGAATTAAAGACTATTTAAATCCAGTTCCATTTGAATATTACAGCGTTCATAAGGCGTAGACCTGCCTACTACTTTCTTGAACCCTAATTTCTGATAAAGATTGATTGCTGGTTTTAAGGAAGTATTGCTTTCCAGGTAAATTTTGGAAGCACCTAGTTCCTTGGCAGCATTAACGATAGCCTGTCCAAGCAACCAGCCAATACTTTTTCCCTGAATCTTCGGTGAAACCGCCATTTTTGCCAACTCATAATCGTAATCCGGATCATTCATCTTGATCAATGCGCATACCCCTACCGGTTCATCCTGATATAGTGCCACAAATATCTTCCCGCTTTTATCCAAAATATAAGCTTTTGGATCATCTAAAGCCTTATAATCTGCTGCTTCCATTTTGAAGTAGGTGGAAATCCATTCTTCATTCAAAGCCCTAAATGCGGACTGATATTTATCCTCATAAGGCACAATCTGCACGTCCTTACTTTCTCTTCTTTTTTTCTGCTCCTGCACCCTTCTACACAAAGATTTTTGATCGAGAAGGAACTCCCATTCTTCAATGGCTTCCCAAAGATTGTGTCTTGCTTCCAAAATTACACTGTCTATCGCAGCGTCTACATCCGCACATTGCACTTTAAGCTCCTTCGCAAATTCAATTCCTTTAGGAGTTAATTCCACTAAATTTCGTCGTTTATCAACGCATTCGCGGTTTTCCTGAACCAATCCCGCCAGTGTCATTTCCTGAATGATCTTGCTTACTGAAGGCTGAGAATGGCCTATCTCCCCAGCGATTTCTGTGATGGTCTTTTCTCCATCTTCTGCAAGCACAAAAAATGCAGGGAACCATTTTGGGGCAAACTCCATCTGGTATAACTCATATATTCGGGCAGCGTCATCAGTCACCTTGGAGGTCAGTAACCTCAACCTGCTTCCCAAAGCCATTTTCCCTGTTTTCTTGAATAATTCCATAGATATAATCAATTACATAACTAGTTATGCAAATATAACTAACATCTGATATTTTCCAAAAATAAAAGAAATAAAACGTTCATTAGGGATCCATCGGTTCATCAAAATCCAGCTGTAAAGACATAACATTGGGATAAAATTCAACTGCAAAATCTGATAAACGTTTGCCAAGTTTATAAGGTTCATAGCCTAATTCCTGCACGCATCTGCCCAATAAAGCACCACTGATGTACATACTCTGGGATTTAGCGGTCACTGTCAGCGCCACTTTATCCGTCGGCATGCCATACCTATAGATGATCCTGGCAGCATTGCGCATATTGGTGGTAGTATGTCGGGCGTGAGGCTCCATAATGATCGCATTTTCGGGAATTTGCAAGGTTCTCATTAAGTATTTTTTCATCTCATCAGCCTCGCTATATTTCGTTTTAAAGGGATGCACTCTCCCACCAGAAACCATAATAAATGGCGCCAGTCCTTTATGAAATTCTACTGCTGCGAGTCGGCAACGCAGCATTCCTCCAGCGCTTAATGCCACATCACGTTCTTCAGGTCCTTCGCCGGGAACCAAAATTAAACTGTATGGATAGTCAGCAAAGTTTGTTTTTGCTATCGCCTCCATACTTGCTCTATTTACGGTACTGCGCATAGGCTCAAAATCTCCGGCTTCATCACGCTCATTAATGTCCAGTGCAATCCCTGCAAAAGTAATAGAGGGCTCAAAAAACATGGAGTTACGAGGGCCAGAACTCAGTATCGCATTCATGCGCAGCAGTTCAGGGTAGCTTTTATCTTTCAGGTTAAAACTTATAGAATCTATCTTTGGGTAGTTTGGTTTTGCCCCCTCTACATATACACCTATCGTAAAATTAACAGCTTTCGCATCCTGTTCCCAAGCTTTAACCAGTAATTCTACCGGCTTTAGGTTCCCATATTTCAGGTAGCAGCCAGAAGGGATAAGTTCATTTTCTACCAATTTATTTAAGGCATTATCCTTTTTAAAGAGCAGGCTTAATCGCTTGCCTGCCTCCACAATTTCCAGCTCAGTAAACTTAAAAGTCTTGCTGAGACAAGTGATGTCATTGTCGCAAGTCTGAACAGCCTCGGCTATTTTCTGAGTTTTATTTTTAAACAAAGTACTGAGGCCAGGATCCTCCTGAATCAATTTCCTGACTGCTGAATCTCGCTGTAATAGTGTCAGCAGGTAATAATTCTTATACAAGACAGGGTTTAATCCTTCCGGGAAGGTGTATTTAGGGCTTTGTGCAAGGACATTTAAGCTGCACAGTCCTCCAAAGAGCAAAAAGAAAAAGAATCTCATTTTCATATCCTATCGATGTTTAAAATAAAAACCCGGTAGCCTGAACTTAGATTGTTTCCCATAATTTAGATAATTCTGGAGGCAATCTAGGTTTAAACTACCGGGTCAAGTTAATAAAGCAAATTAGTTATAGCCATCATTTTGATAGCCGCCTTTATTATTAATGTTGTCAATCTCTACTTGAGGCACTGGATACAGGCTTCTAAATGCCGGAATTCCTGGGAAAATAGCTGCCATTTGATTGGTTCTCACAATATCAAACCAACGATCAGCTTCTAAGGCCAGTTCCAACCTTCTTTCTAAATATACTGCTGTTCTAAATTCTGCCTGTGAAGTTAACAATACCGCTGTTTTCAAAGATGCATTTGCATTTTTGCGAACTACATTCAGCGCTTTAAACGCTTCCGTATTTCCGTAAGCGGTTTCATTAAGTGCTTCTGCATACATCAACAGTACATCCGTAGTACGCAGTACCGGGAAATCACCGCTGGTTTCATTGTTCAGCTGGGGCGAATTGAACTTGCCTGGTCTGCCGCCAGTTCCTGTGATCGCCACTAATGGCCTGCGGTTATCCCCGCTTTCAAAAAGTGACTGGGGAATATTGATGATGTTCGTATTGTTGTTGTTTCTATAACGATTGTCCTGGTGAACAAACTCTTTTACCCCACCCAATAGATACTGGACCGCAAATATAATGTCCTTACTTGTTTTCAGGTTATTAGGGAAAGTTCTGTTCTGTGGCACGGTATCCAATAGGTTTCTATCATAAATAGCGGTCACCACAGGTTGTAATGTGCTCGCTACCAAGTCAAATTTCTTTTGATAAAGGTACACCTTACCTAATAAACTGGTCGCTGCAAAGCTGGTTGCCTTACCACGCTGCCCATCTGGCCAAGAGGCAGGTAATTTAGTGCCTGCATCTTTTAAATCGTCAATGATCTGCTGATACACCTGTTCTGATGCAGCCCGTGTATTTTGCCTGGCTTCAGCTGTTGTTTGAACGGTAAGTACCAATGGGACCTTGCCCCAAATCCGCGTCAAATTAAAATAACTCAGGGCCCTGATAAATTTCGCCTGACCGATGATCTGCCCCTTAATCGTTTCATTCATGGTAATTGCAGGTGCACGATCCAGAATAATATTACATCTGTAGATCGCCTTGTAATGGCCCATCCAAGTGGCAGAAAGAATACTATTGGCAGAAGTTTCAGCAAATACTTCAATTTGGTTACGTACCCCGGCTCCTGATCCAGGATCATTATCAATCAGGTTGTCCCCACGAAGTTCGCCCAGTGTCAATAAATTGTTTCCATAAAGACTATCGCTTTGCAGCGCGTCATAGCAGGTTACAAGACCGCCTTGTAATCCCTTTTCATCCAAATAAAAAGTTTTTTCGGTATAAGAATCCAATGGTTTCAAGTCTAAGAATTTCTTGCAAGAAGTGGCTGTGATCATCAGACCACAAAGGAGTATGATATATTTTTTCATCTTTCTATGATTATAAAGTGATGTTAATGCCTAT
It contains:
- the aroQ gene encoding type II 3-dehydroquinate dehydratase; this translates as MKIQIINGPNLNLLGVREPGIYGNLGFDEYIAQLRTMYSILQIDYYQSNVEGELINKLHEVGFEYDGIVINAGGYTHTSVALADAIAAINTPVIEVHVSNIYAREEYRHVSLTGKNCKGVLTGFGLDGYRLAIESLLKS
- the xerD gene encoding site-specific tyrosine recombinase XerD, which produces MINNPYIPAFKAYLKLERSLSGNSIAAYINDVQKLSQYFESLDQRPSVKEITSADLKRFISWINELGMLPSTQARVISGLKSFFSFLILEQIIVEDPSALLETPRLGKKLPDVLNIEEINGLIEAIDASKPEGMRNKAIIELLYGCGLRVSELTNIRISNIFADSEFVKIVGKGNKERIIPIGATALKYIKIYLDSSRVHIPVKKGYEDYIFLNRRGTGLSRISVFTIIKDLAIASGLKKSISPHTFRHSFATHLIEGGADLRAVQEMLGHSSITTTEIYTHLDRDYLRGVITGFHPRS
- the prmC gene encoding peptide chain release factor N(5)-glutamine methyltransferase, which produces MNLSQLLAHFKTELKDVYEEEEVKSIFSVAVEHLLKLSRSKLMMNYDKELSNEEQEQFFAVAAGLKAHQPIQYLLGEAYFYGAFFKVNEAVLIPRPETEELVDWILEDSLLNKSVIDFGTGSGCIAISLKKHGKALDVTAVDISEDALKLASENALLLESPVHFIHADILSFDIDHQFDIIVSNPPYITGKEMAEMHQNVLAHEPHLALFVPDERPLLFYEAIADFAVSHLKEKGKLFFEINEYLSEETVEMLKGKDFEFIELRKDMQGKPRMILATRGPVVH
- the ribD gene encoding bifunctional diaminohydroxyphosphoribosylaminopyrimidine deaminase/5-amino-6-(5-phosphoribosylamino)uracil reductase RibD, translated to MADELYIKRCLELAILGAGNVSPNPMVGCVIVTDGIIIGEGYHQKIGEAHAEVNAINAVFAKYGETEGALLLKEATAYVSLEPCAHFGKTPPCADLLIRHEVKRVVIGNKDPFDAVDGKGITKLKNAGIAVVSGILDKECAHLNRRFFTRIRQQRPYIILKWASTANGYFAPIDERQKWISGPLAKRLVHKWRTEEDAVIVGKRTAMVDNPQLNSREWPGRNPIRIIIDRNLDIPPTHHVYNDDAKTIIFNEIKTDIVENIHFIQMEDMSFYLPQKIAFQLYLMDIQSVIIDGGAQLLNQFIEAGLWDEARVFTSKNSWTDGISAPKINKIITAQHRIGNDHLSIYTNHQEV
- a CDS encoding DMT family transporter; translation: MIYLIISIFCSVTVAVLLKMARRYKINILQAITWNYLFAIALSMFFFKPSITSLTTAKISPVYLGLGVLLPVVFWFLGASIRSIGIAKTDIAQRLSLFISILAAYFLFGDQFNTLKVCGLFFGFAAIIFTLYRKSNAPASGGSWMYPLLVFLGFGFIDILFKQIAQIKDLAYTSSLILTFAIAFILSLLGIIYLSVFKKQKLELVNFACGAILGLFNFGNILFYLKAHRAMAENPSTVFAAMNIGVIILGTLVGIFLFKEKLNKLNYVGLALALIAIIFITLSQFHAI
- a CDS encoding IMPACT family protein, with amino-acid sequence MLFDDTYKTITAPAEGLFKDRGSKFIAFAYPIRSEEEVKPILAQLRSEHGKARHFCWALRLSPDRAVFRIQDDGEPSGTAGRPILNALLSADITNILIVVVRYFGGTLLGVPGLINAYKSAAIEAIQAAEIVEKTVNDVYELTFDYLSMNDVMRLFKEEQLQILSQEFDNSCSIKFEVRKAQLNQVLGKIEKIDGVKLSYLHTV
- a CDS encoding bifunctional helix-turn-helix transcriptional regulator/GNAT family N-acetyltransferase; its protein translation is MELFKKTGKMALGSRLRLLTSKVTDDAARIYELYQMEFAPKWFPAFFVLAEDGEKTITEIAGEIGHSQPSVSKIIQEMTLAGLVQENRECVDKRRNLVELTPKGIEFAKELKVQCADVDAAIDSVILEARHNLWEAIEEWEFLLDQKSLCRRVQEQKKRRESKDVQIVPYEDKYQSAFRALNEEWISTYFKMEAADYKALDDPKAYILDKSGKIFVALYQDEPVGVCALIKMNDPDYDYELAKMAVSPKIQGKSIGWLLGQAIVNAAKELGASKIYLESNTSLKPAINLYQKLGFKKVVGRSTPYERCNIQMELDLNSL
- a CDS encoding YdcF family protein, translated to MKMRFFFFLLFGGLCSLNVLAQSPKYTFPEGLNPVLYKNYYLLTLLQRDSAVRKLIQEDPGLSTLFKNKTQKIAEAVQTCDNDITCLSKTFKFTELEIVEAGKRLSLLFKKDNALNKLVENELIPSGCYLKYGNLKPVELLVKAWEQDAKAVNFTIGVYVEGAKPNYPKIDSISFNLKDKSYPELLRMNAILSSGPRNSMFFEPSITFAGIALDINERDEAGDFEPMRSTVNRASMEAIAKTNFADYPYSLILVPGEGPEERDVALSAGGMLRCRLAAVEFHKGLAPFIMVSGGRVHPFKTKYSEADEMKKYLMRTLQIPENAIIMEPHARHTTTNMRNAARIIYRYGMPTDKVALTVTAKSQSMYISGALLGRCVQELGYEPYKLGKRLSDFAVEFYPNVMSLQLDFDEPMDP
- a CDS encoding RagB/SusD family nutrient uptake outer membrane protein; protein product: MKKYIILLCGLMITATSCKKFLDLKPLDSYTEKTFYLDEKGLQGGLVTCYDALQSDSLYGNNLLTLGELRGDNLIDNDPGSGAGVRNQIEVFAETSANSILSATWMGHYKAIYRCNIILDRAPAITMNETIKGQIIGQAKFIRALSYFNLTRIWGKVPLVLTVQTTAEARQNTRAASEQVYQQIIDDLKDAGTKLPASWPDGQRGKATSFAATSLLGKVYLYQKKFDLVASTLQPVVTAIYDRNLLDTVPQNRTFPNNLKTSKDIIFAVQYLLGGVKEFVHQDNRYRNNNNTNIINIPQSLFESGDNRRPLVAITGTGGRPGKFNSPQLNNETSGDFPVLRTTDVLLMYAEALNETAYGNTEAFKALNVVRKNANASLKTAVLLTSQAEFRTAVYLERRLELALEADRWFDIVRTNQMAAIFPGIPAFRSLYPVPQVEIDNINNKGGYQNDGYN